Below is a window of Pirellulales bacterium DNA.
GCTGCGGGAAGGCTTCGACGCCCGACGGAAGGACGTCCAGCGCCAGATCGCTGCCCACGAGGGCCACGTCGCGTTGCTTGAGCCAAGGCAGGCAGGAGGCATGTAAGCCGGCCGAGCCTTTCATCACGTCCCACGGTCCCTCGACTTCGCGCCGCGCCCAGCGCCCGGTATGGATCAGCACCGCGTCGCCGCTTTCGACCTTGACACCCGACTTTTTCTCCCATGCTTCCAGGTCTTCCGGATAGATGGCCCGTTTCCCGTCAAGGTAACGCACACCGAGGTGACGCGGCATATCCATCAGCACCGCCCGGGTAAGAATTCCGCTTTTGAAATTCTCCACGCCGAGCTTGCCGGCGCCCTTGACGGTCAGCACATCTTGGGAGAATCCGTTATACATCCGGCCCTTGTAGATCAGATGACACAGACCGTCGAGATGCGTCTGTGCAAAGCCGTGATAGCGCACTGCGAATTCGTCTCCGGCGTAAGCGATCTCGTCGCCCGGCTTCGGCAACGCTACGATCTTGTGTTCGAACGCAGGCGAGCCGTCCGCCTCTTCTTTGATCGCGGCCCGCGCAAGAGAAACGGTGACGCCGTCGCGCACCAAGGCGACGGCTGCCTTCTGCTTTGCCGGAGTGATGAGATTCAGCGTGCCGCGCTGGTCTTCCTGGCCCCACCGCCCCCAGTTTGAGAGCGAGGTCATCATCGCGTCGATGTCAGCCTTCGTGAGATCTTTCTTGACGCTTGTTTGGGCCGGCCCATCGGCGCAGCCCGGCCGCGCCAACGAAACCGCAAGGAAACTGGCCGAGGCCAGGATAATCCAATCGAGGCAAGTGTGTTGACGACTCATGGCAGTTCTCCGCGACGAGAGATGTTGTAAAATGACCCGTTAAGCCCGTAAGTTGACATCTTCACTTGCCCAACATCATGTTTCAACCTCATCATCTCGCTGATTTAGCCGCTCGCATGCACGGCGACAAGGGCGTCACCCGGCGGGATGTTCTGCGGTTGGGTATCGCCCAACCACGCCGTTTCGATGGCGTTGTCGGGCTTGCGAGAGTCGCTCCCCGCCATCGAAGCCGACGGAAATGACCCGCGGCATCAGCCCTATCTCGGCTCGGTGCTGGAATACCTTTCTGCCCGAAGCTCGACCAGATTTTGCCGGCGTTTCTTGACGACATGGAATCGCGCGGCATGTTAGACGAAACGCTGGTGCTCGTGATCAGCGAGCATGGCCGGACGCCAACGATTGCGAACACGCCCGGCGGCGGCCGTGAACACTGGGCCGGTGCGTACTGGGGCATGTTCTTCGGCGCCGGAATCAAAACCGGGCAAGTGATCGGAGCGAGCGACCGGCAGGGAGCGTATGCCGTGATCCGCCCGACGCATCCCAACGATATTCTGGCGACCGTGTATCATCTGATGGGCTTCGACCCGGTGGAGACTGCGATTCCCGACCGCGCCGGCCGGCCGGTCCGTTTGACGGAGGGGAATGTTGTGCGCGAATTGTTGGCCTAGTGCGGGTCAGCCAATCGCTTTTCGCAACGCTGGGACAACCTCACCGGCGAACAATTCCAGACTACGGATCCAGCGGTCGCGGTCGTCCCAGTCGTGGGCGGTCAGAACCAGATCGCCGAAGGGGCCGATCTTCTCGCGCAATTCCAAAAGTTGGCGCGTGACATGCTCGGGGTCGCCGGCGATCACCACCTCTTCCATGAAGTAGTCGAGCGTGCAGTCGGCCTCGGCCTGCCGGTCGTCGCGTTTCCACATGGCGACTCCCCGCGGGTTCGTCGCTTTGGTCAGGTCGAGAATATACTGAATACACGAGCCGAGCGAATTGCTCTTGGCCAGACGCCGCGCCTCAGCGGTCGAGTCGGCAACGAATACGTTGCGGGCGATGGCCCAGTCAGAG
It encodes the following:
- a CDS encoding cyclase family protein translates to MSRQHTCLDWIILASASFLAVSLARPGCADGPAQTSVKKDLTKADIDAMMTSLSNWGRWGQEDQRGTLNLITPAKQKAAVALVRDGVTVSLARAAIKEEADGSPAFEHKIVALPKPGDEIAYAGDEFAVRYHGFAQTHLDGLCHLIYKGRMYNGFSQDVLTVKGAGKLGVENFKSGILTRAVLMDMPRHLGVRYLDGKRAIYPEDLEAWEKKSGVKVESGDAVLIHTGRWARREVEGPWDVMKGSAGLHASCLPWLKQRDVALVGSDLALDVLPSGVEAFPQPVHWVCIVAMGMPILDNCDFKQLSQEAHARKRWSFLLTVAPLTVEGATGSPVNPLATF
- a CDS encoding DUF1501 domain-containing protein — translated: MPFCPKLDQILPAFLDDMESRGMLDETLVLVISEHGRTPTIANTPGGGREHWAGAYWGMFFGAGIKTGQVIGASDRQGAYAVIRPTHPNDILATVYHLMGFDPVETAIPDRAGRPVRLTEGNVVRELLA